One Ignavibacteriota bacterium DNA segment encodes these proteins:
- a CDS encoding GIY-YIG nuclease family protein, whose product MNEPMAIVDLETTGTSATYGRIIEIGIIRVERGKVQRVYESLVNPECYIHPMIEQLTGISNRDVVGAPVFSEISREVAKLLEGAVFVAHNARFDEGFLKQEFARVGRTFTPRSLCTMKLSRRLFPEHRRHDLGSIIERYQLECPARHRALGDARAVLAFLEYLRDHEPEERLSGAYKHVVKDMRLPPHIDRADVKKIPDCCGVYLFYGAKDELLYVGKSKTIRTRVLSHFSADTRSAKEMELSRCVVRIETRPTPGELGALLLESSLIKDLRPIYNVMSRRTRRVLLARGLTTAQGYTSVKLEETESIGADDSGTILAVFKSRKQAEEFLHTAIQEHDLCSKLLGLERSKGACFAYHLHQCHGACVGEEPAGAYNHRVDAAFSRRRVVAWPFKGTIAIKELDPAGGDTEVFFVDNWCLVGSARSGGDMELVQRSKAVRFDYDTYKILLRYLTQPSNRRNIMPVAGGVMDEPELFSWQPDIVPAENGEEDPYDIA is encoded by the coding sequence ATGAACGAGCCGATGGCGATCGTCGACCTCGAGACCACGGGGACGAGTGCGACATACGGACGCATCATCGAGATCGGGATCATACGCGTAGAGCGCGGGAAGGTGCAACGCGTGTACGAATCGCTTGTGAACCCCGAATGCTATATCCATCCGATGATCGAGCAACTCACGGGGATCTCCAATCGCGATGTCGTTGGGGCACCCGTGTTCTCCGAGATCTCGCGCGAAGTGGCGAAGCTGCTGGAAGGCGCCGTCTTCGTCGCCCACAATGCGCGTTTCGACGAAGGATTCCTCAAGCAGGAATTTGCCCGGGTCGGACGTACGTTCACGCCGCGCAGTCTGTGCACCATGAAACTTTCCCGGCGCCTCTTTCCGGAGCATCGCCGGCACGATCTCGGCAGCATCATCGAGCGGTATCAGCTGGAATGTCCGGCACGGCACAGGGCCCTCGGCGATGCGCGCGCTGTTCTCGCATTCCTCGAGTACCTCCGCGACCATGAACCGGAGGAGCGCCTGTCCGGTGCGTACAAACATGTGGTCAAAGATATGCGCCTGCCGCCGCACATCGACCGGGCGGATGTGAAGAAGATCCCGGACTGCTGTGGCGTGTATCTGTTCTATGGCGCGAAGGATGAACTCCTGTATGTCGGCAAGAGCAAGACCATCCGGACGCGTGTGCTGAGTCATTTCTCCGCGGATACCCGTTCTGCCAAGGAGATGGAACTCAGCAGGTGCGTCGTGCGGATCGAGACACGCCCGACCCCGGGGGAGCTGGGGGCGTTGCTCCTGGAGTCGTCCCTCATCAAGGACCTGCGTCCGATCTATAATGTGATGTCCCGCCGCACGCGGCGGGTTCTCCTGGCCCGAGGCTTGACCACCGCGCAGGGATACACGAGCGTCAAGCTCGAAGAGACCGAATCGATCGGTGCCGATGACAGCGGGACGATCCTGGCGGTGTTCAAATCCCGCAAGCAGGCCGAGGAGTTTCTGCACACCGCCATTCAGGAACATGATCTGTGTTCGAAGCTGCTCGGGTTGGAACGCTCGAAGGGTGCCTGCTTCGCGTACCACCTTCATCAGTGTCATGGAGCGTGCGTGGGGGAAGAACCGGCGGGTGCCTACAACCACCGGGTGGATGCGGCGTTCAGCCGTCGCCGCGTCGTCGCGTGGCCGTTCAAGGGCACCATTGCCATCAAGGAACTGGATCCCGCCGGCGGCGACACGGAGGTTTTCTTCGTCGATAACTGGTGCCTCGTCGGTTCCGCCAGGTCCGGCGGCGACATGGAACTGGTACAGCGCTCCAAAGCGGTGCGCTTCGATTACGACACGTACAAGATCCTGTTGCGGTATCTCACACAACCATCGAACCGGAGGAATATCATGCCCGTGGCCGGAGGCGTGATGGACGAACCGGAGTTGTTCTCATGGCAGCCGGATATCGTACCGGCGGAGAATGGCGAGGAGGATCCGTATGACATCGCATGA
- a CDS encoding DUF2088 domain-containing protein: MSDTSAAIQLRRGAWDEDGETSLHVPDHWRVTDLRLAISPPLGSRQISEALERPVGGPLLRELASGKKDIGVIIDDLTRPTRADELLGPLLEHLAAAGVTREHLTLFIACGSHEGPPPADVARKAGVSLAMFRRVVIHDCHAACVDLGKTRHGTPVSINASLMACDLRIGVGSVFPHPAAAFSGGTKLLAPGMCGAATIRHLHDHLRPARARGGPLDSDIRREMNEIAGMGGLASVILAVPGADRHAVACVAGHPESALEYAAHLYRPLASVSLPAREEIDAVIVDAYPFDGTLQFAHDRALWPLKDLPAEMPVVLIAKCQRGAGTHEFFPAADPFTERVVRRVRQVNTNDLRRIPEILANALALRAERKRRIIIMAEGVGEEEVRRVFPRGTLCPTWEAACALIDERVRAATRRIVFYSTAPLLLPLEKGTSPDTP, translated from the coding sequence ATGTCTGATACGTCAGCGGCGATCCAACTTCGGCGCGGCGCCTGGGACGAAGACGGCGAAACGTCTCTCCATGTTCCTGATCACTGGCGGGTCACTGATCTACGGCTCGCGATCTCTCCACCGCTCGGATCGCGCCAGATCAGCGAGGCGCTCGAGCGTCCCGTTGGAGGTCCGCTTCTCAGGGAACTCGCGTCAGGGAAAAAGGATATTGGAGTCATCATCGATGACCTCACGAGGCCAACACGCGCTGACGAACTCCTCGGGCCTCTCCTCGAGCATCTCGCTGCCGCAGGGGTGACCCGGGAACACCTGACGCTGTTCATTGCCTGCGGGAGTCATGAGGGCCCTCCTCCGGCCGATGTCGCCCGCAAGGCCGGCGTTTCACTCGCGATGTTCCGGCGTGTCGTCATCCACGATTGCCACGCGGCGTGTGTGGACCTCGGAAAGACCCGGCATGGTACCCCGGTGTCCATCAATGCTTCCCTCATGGCGTGCGATCTCCGGATCGGTGTCGGGTCCGTCTTTCCTCACCCCGCGGCCGCATTCTCGGGAGGGACAAAACTCCTCGCTCCGGGCATGTGCGGGGCGGCAACCATCCGGCACCTGCACGACCATCTCCGGCCTGCCCGCGCTCGAGGGGGCCCGCTCGACTCCGATATCCGCAGGGAGATGAACGAGATCGCTGGCATGGGAGGGTTGGCCTCTGTGATATTGGCCGTGCCGGGCGCAGACCGCCACGCAGTTGCGTGCGTTGCAGGGCATCCGGAATCTGCTCTCGAGTACGCCGCGCATCTCTATCGTCCGTTGGCCTCAGTGTCCTTGCCAGCGCGGGAGGAGATCGATGCGGTGATCGTGGACGCGTATCCGTTCGATGGGACCCTGCAGTTCGCGCACGACCGGGCACTCTGGCCGCTCAAGGATCTCCCGGCCGAGATGCCGGTCGTTCTGATCGCGAAGTGCCAGCGGGGGGCAGGAACCCATGAGTTCTTTCCGGCCGCCGATCCTTTCACGGAACGGGTGGTGAGGCGTGTACGGCAGGTGAACACAAACGATCTACGACGCATTCCGGAGATCCTTGCCAATGCCCTCGCCCTGCGCGCAGAACGAAAACGCCGGATCATCATCATGGCCGAAGGGGTTGGAGAGGAGGAGGTCCGGCGCGTGTTCCCGCGTGGGACCCTGTGCCCGACGTGGGAAGCGGCCTGCGCACTGATCGACGAAAGAGTCCGTGCCGCCACACGGCGGATCGTATTCTATTCCACCGCGCCCCTGCTCCTTCCTCTCGAGAAGGGGACAAGCCCCGATACCCCATGA
- a CDS encoding polysaccharide biosynthesis C-terminal domain-containing protein, with the protein MPASNISKGVLSVGLWTITRVTASMLATPFISRALGTEGYGQYAYYLSVLFLAAPLANAGTLQSLSRSLAERPDQNRRARIALLSGWLCFLGFILVGSITGWIIAPDIPDDQGWPLIAILLGCLGFDVLWFYARGILYGLHREELAGTAGATASLVTAAVSAVLAVQGFGIPGVFLGLLLGNAFMAIRSLVAARRLIPRTTLRTALASDDPRPRDLVGFTLMTMLYASFSMMLYRSGVVLVHHLTRDNTATGLFATALQMAEFVWVLVIAVEGVMLQSTARLWHEGRTAEISLLVSRALRAVALVTGFLLTCVFVFAEDLLALYFGRAFVGAAPVLRILIPGVFSFSLGRLIGPVLHARGGVLRLAAVVGGATALNALLAYVLVPAWGIKGAAVSTGTAYAVVLLPYAISLRSAGVAAFHGFSPAKQLLSLLATGLVMATIAHAPVPAVLRMVLGGVAGGIVFASLVLRLGLVRVPEFDALIASLPPSISAPGRMAFGRVRPLLLFVAGRREGDV; encoded by the coding sequence ATGCCCGCCTCAAACATCTCTAAGGGGGTCCTGTCGGTCGGGTTGTGGACGATCACGCGCGTGACCGCGTCGATGCTTGCGACCCCTTTCATTTCGCGTGCGCTCGGGACCGAAGGCTACGGGCAGTACGCATACTACCTCTCGGTGTTGTTCCTCGCTGCCCCTCTTGCGAATGCCGGCACGCTGCAATCCCTCTCGCGCTCTCTCGCCGAGCGGCCGGATCAGAACCGCCGTGCACGCATCGCTCTGCTCAGCGGATGGCTGTGCTTCTTGGGATTCATCCTGGTGGGATCCATCACGGGCTGGATCATTGCTCCGGACATCCCTGATGATCAGGGGTGGCCCCTTATCGCGATCCTCCTTGGCTGTCTCGGCTTTGATGTTCTCTGGTTCTATGCCCGCGGGATACTGTATGGGCTGCACCGCGAGGAACTCGCCGGAACTGCCGGCGCCACCGCCTCGCTCGTGACCGCCGCGGTGAGCGCCGTGCTGGCGGTGCAGGGCTTCGGGATCCCGGGCGTGTTCCTCGGGCTTCTCCTCGGGAATGCATTCATGGCGATCAGGTCGCTGGTCGCAGCCCGCCGGTTGATCCCGCGGACCACACTGCGGACCGCTCTGGCTTCGGATGATCCCCGACCCCGTGACCTGGTGGGGTTCACCCTGATGACCATGCTCTATGCATCGTTCAGTATGATGCTCTACCGATCGGGTGTCGTGCTCGTTCACCATCTGACACGTGACAATACGGCGACAGGATTGTTCGCGACCGCACTGCAAATGGCGGAATTCGTATGGGTCCTGGTGATCGCCGTCGAGGGTGTCATGCTCCAATCCACCGCCCGGTTGTGGCACGAAGGACGCACCGCGGAGATCAGCCTCCTTGTGAGCCGGGCCCTCCGCGCGGTGGCTCTCGTGACAGGATTTCTCCTGACCTGTGTCTTCGTCTTCGCCGAGGATCTGCTCGCGCTCTACTTCGGGAGGGCGTTCGTCGGCGCGGCTCCCGTCCTCCGGATCCTGATCCCCGGGGTGTTCAGCTTCTCCCTCGGCCGTCTGATCGGCCCCGTTCTCCATGCGCGCGGAGGTGTCCTCCGTCTTGCCGCGGTGGTCGGGGGTGCGACCGCACTCAACGCCCTGCTGGCATACGTACTGGTGCCGGCATGGGGCATCAAGGGCGCAGCGGTGTCGACCGGCACCGCCTACGCCGTGGTGCTGCTTCCGTATGCGATCTCGCTTCGTTCGGCCGGCGTCGCGGCGTTCCACGGCTTCAGCCCTGCAAAGCAACTCCTCAGTCTTCTTGCGACCGGACTCGTGATGGCCACCATCGCGCATGCCCCTGTGCCGGCAGTCCTGCGCATGGTGCTCGGAGGCGTTGCCGGCGGGATCGTCTTCGCGTCACTTGTGCTGCGACTGGGGCTTGTGAGAGTTCCGGAGTTTGACGCCCTCATCGCAAGCCTGCCACCGTCGATATCTGCACCCGGTCGCATGGCGTTTGGCCGCGTTCGCCCATTGCTGCTCTTTGTTGCAGGGAGGAGGGAAGGGGATGTCTGA
- a CDS encoding glycosyltransferase gives MSAQPHRISVVIPTSGRPSLAAVQVGLSVQSVVPQEICVIVDRDRRGPGWARNRGMEQASGDIIALLDDDTVPPPDWLASMVSALDETDADCAGGSFLETDPLLNDVRNTRPLPCERVLDGFGLVGNSGNLVLRRIVVDAMRDRHGHVFIESWGRYGSEDWELIMRIRGAGFRLVYVPCPRQPSAAGDRCRLFPSPVLPGDRCCAPPSIDSPARAGGVAATEYPLGS, from the coding sequence ATGAGCGCTCAACCGCATCGTATCTCCGTGGTCATTCCGACATCTGGCCGTCCATCGCTGGCCGCGGTGCAGGTTGGTCTCTCTGTGCAATCGGTCGTCCCACAGGAGATCTGCGTCATCGTCGACCGTGACCGGCGCGGCCCCGGGTGGGCGAGGAACCGCGGCATGGAACAGGCGAGTGGCGATATCATCGCCTTGCTTGATGACGACACCGTACCGCCGCCGGATTGGCTCGCGTCGATGGTCTCAGCGCTCGATGAGACAGATGCAGACTGCGCCGGTGGGTCCTTCCTGGAGACCGACCCATTGCTCAACGATGTACGGAATACGCGTCCGCTGCCATGCGAGCGGGTCCTCGATGGGTTCGGTCTGGTGGGCAACTCCGGCAACCTCGTCCTCCGGAGAATAGTGGTGGATGCAATGCGGGATCGTCATGGCCATGTGTTCATCGAATCCTGGGGCAGGTATGGGTCCGAGGATTGGGAATTGATCATGAGGATCCGGGGTGCTGGCTTCCGCCTCGTGTACGTCCCCTGTCCACGTCAGCCATCTGCGGCGGGTGACCGTTGCCGGCTATTTCCGTCACCAGTTCTTCCGGGGGATCGGTGTTGCGCTCCTCCATCGATCGATTCGCCGGCACGGGCCGGGGGCGTCGCCGCAACAGAGTATCCTCTGGGATCCTGA
- the dinB gene encoding DNA polymerase IV, giving the protein MTDRPKHIAHLDLDCFFVSVERIKDPSLRGKPVAVGGSPQGRGVVASASYEARAFGVRSAMSAARALRLCPQLLMVRGRHHEYGEYSDRLYERLTRLAPVVERASIDEFYLDLTGCEALYNNDLPGFIRSLKDLVLKELELPCSIALATGKTLAKIAVGTVKPSGVCIVRPGEEKVFLAPLPVGVIPGVGAKTEARLHSRGIRTVADLQNLSREKVTALLGVHGNWLLEVANGGGSNELVTDSVRKSISREETFSKDLQRKEDLEHEMFTLVEDVCSTLRSKAWNTATIQVKVRYQDFSTHSTARTIEPTNDDTIVFRTARELLRSLHDGRPVRLIGVHLSNFSAGEQLAMQFSERDGNRERMLKAVDDLRAKFGDGVIHVGNA; this is encoded by the coding sequence ATGACCGATCGCCCGAAGCACATAGCGCATCTCGACCTCGATTGTTTCTTCGTCTCCGTCGAGCGGATCAAGGACCCGTCGCTCCGGGGAAAGCCCGTTGCGGTCGGCGGGTCGCCGCAGGGGCGCGGCGTTGTTGCCTCGGCATCCTATGAAGCCCGTGCGTTCGGTGTGCGCTCGGCGATGTCGGCGGCCCGCGCATTGCGCCTGTGTCCCCAGCTTCTCATGGTTCGCGGGCGGCACCACGAATACGGCGAATACTCGGACCGGCTGTACGAGCGTCTCACCCGGTTGGCGCCAGTTGTTGAGCGCGCCTCGATCGATGAGTTCTATTTGGACCTGACAGGGTGCGAGGCCCTGTACAATAATGATCTCCCGGGGTTCATCCGTTCGTTGAAGGACCTTGTGTTGAAGGAGTTGGAGTTGCCGTGCTCCATCGCGCTGGCCACGGGCAAGACCCTTGCGAAGATCGCGGTGGGGACGGTGAAACCATCCGGCGTCTGTATCGTCCGCCCCGGGGAAGAGAAGGTCTTCCTCGCACCCCTTCCTGTTGGTGTCATTCCGGGGGTCGGCGCGAAGACCGAAGCCCGGCTTCACTCGCGCGGCATCCGCACGGTGGCGGATCTCCAGAACCTCTCCCGTGAGAAGGTGACAGCATTGCTCGGCGTGCATGGGAACTGGCTGCTGGAGGTTGCCAATGGTGGAGGTTCAAATGAACTCGTGACCGACTCGGTGCGGAAAAGTATCAGTCGGGAAGAGACGTTCTCGAAGGACCTGCAGAGGAAGGAAGACCTGGAACATGAGATGTTCACACTCGTGGAGGATGTCTGCTCCACCCTCCGCTCGAAGGCGTGGAATACCGCCACGATCCAGGTGAAGGTGCGGTACCAGGATTTTTCGACGCATTCCACGGCGCGTACGATCGAGCCGACGAATGATGATACGATCGTGTTCCGCACGGCGCGCGAACTGCTGCGTAGCCTGCACGACGGCCGTCCGGTGCGCCTCATCGGGGTCCACCTTTCGAACTTTTCCGCGGGAGAGCAGCTCGCAATGCAGTTCTCGGAACGGGACGGGAACCGCGAGAGGATGCTCAAGGCGGTCGATGACCTCCGGGCTAAATTCGGCGATGGCGTGATCCATGTGGGGAACGCATGA
- a CDS encoding glycosyltransferase family 39 protein gives MDDDRLSRMEVAVMAAGAVLILFLSSIGITRFPLPWWDEGWTLSVAKNWVATGHYGHILNGLPAGPSLSAHLPVVAIVSASFIAFGVGLAQARMAMITCAVITLVLFYVLSRRVFGRSAALVAVVLVSIVPVQWDLSILVLGRNVLGEVPSLMFILTGSYLFLESRGNRPLLLVASGIVFGLALATKAQVVPFVLFGLGSTSAVLLVRQRRRGLHAGMVIGLAVLVMYLIGLIRSMLLVTPGVPSDPVVGLTEVTAMVLDPAIRGSMLRFAFFTGAPLTLALGVALTGIVSSLRAGKEMSWNEVVRMMLALLAGSWYLWFITLSIGWGRYGFPAFFLIAPFSAELILRLVRAVRGTLSGIATPRIRWGAGGLLIFFCLMAGRQGSVGVQALVQGVPASGLEETAAFINHATPPGASVETYESELLFLLDRPVHVPPAQLNVDVIRRNWLGGSDTRTYDPLTVNAEYLIIGAFGTGLYDPLIREGRYVPARRFGTYAIFRRATERR, from the coding sequence ATGGACGATGATCGTTTGAGCCGCATGGAAGTGGCCGTGATGGCTGCCGGCGCAGTCCTCATCCTCTTCCTGTCGTCGATCGGGATCACACGATTCCCCCTTCCGTGGTGGGACGAAGGGTGGACGTTGAGCGTCGCGAAGAATTGGGTTGCCACCGGGCACTACGGGCATATCCTGAACGGCCTGCCCGCCGGGCCTTCGCTCTCCGCTCATCTCCCCGTTGTTGCCATCGTGTCTGCCTCGTTCATTGCCTTTGGCGTCGGACTCGCACAGGCCAGGATGGCAATGATCACCTGTGCCGTCATCACGCTCGTGCTGTTCTATGTGCTGAGCAGGCGGGTGTTTGGCCGCTCTGCTGCTTTGGTGGCAGTCGTGCTGGTCTCGATCGTTCCTGTGCAATGGGACCTTTCCATCCTTGTCCTCGGCAGGAATGTGCTGGGCGAAGTGCCCTCGCTCATGTTCATCTTGACCGGCTCGTATCTGTTCCTGGAAAGCCGCGGCAACCGCCCGCTCCTGCTCGTTGCTTCAGGGATCGTGTTCGGTCTGGCACTCGCGACGAAGGCTCAGGTCGTTCCTTTCGTCCTCTTCGGACTCGGCAGTACTTCGGCGGTACTCCTGGTCCGTCAGCGCCGGCGTGGCCTCCATGCCGGCATGGTCATCGGGCTCGCGGTCCTGGTGATGTATCTCATCGGACTCATCAGATCCATGCTGCTTGTCACTCCGGGAGTTCCTTCGGATCCCGTGGTTGGTCTGACCGAAGTGACGGCAATGGTGTTGGACCCTGCGATCCGCGGCTCAATGCTCCGCTTCGCCTTCTTCACGGGGGCGCCGCTCACGCTTGCACTGGGTGTCGCATTGACCGGGATCGTTTCGAGCCTTCGCGCGGGAAAGGAAATGTCCTGGAACGAGGTCGTCCGGATGATGCTCGCTCTTCTCGCCGGCAGTTGGTACCTGTGGTTCATCACGTTGTCGATCGGCTGGGGGCGCTACGGGTTCCCTGCGTTCTTCCTCATAGCACCATTCTCGGCAGAGCTGATCCTCCGGCTGGTCCGGGCCGTGCGCGGCACGCTGTCCGGGATCGCCACGCCACGTATCCGCTGGGGCGCAGGCGGACTTCTGATATTCTTCTGTCTGATGGCCGGCAGGCAGGGATCGGTCGGTGTGCAGGCACTGGTCCAGGGTGTGCCCGCATCCGGTCTGGAGGAGACCGCGGCATTCATCAATCATGCTACGCCTCCCGGAGCGTCGGTGGAAACCTATGAAAGCGAATTACTCTTCCTCCTCGACAGGCCAGTCCATGTCCCACCCGCTCAATTGAACGTCGACGTCATCAGAAGGAATTGGCTCGGGGGGTCGGACACCAGGACCTATGATCCCCTGACAGTGAATGCAGAGTATCTGATCATCGGTGCATTCGGTACAGGACTGTACGACCCCCTCATCAGAGAGGGGCGCTACGTTCCCGCCCGCCGTTTCGGGACTTATGCGATCTTCCGGCGGGCAACGGAACGCCGGTAG
- the msrA gene encoding peptide-methionine (S)-S-oxide reductase MsrA, whose amino-acid sequence MEKATLGAGCFWCVEAVFERLDGVQSVMAGYAGGHVKNPTYDQVCTGTTGHAEVAEITFDPKKISYEKLLEMFWRAHDPTTLNRQGADQGTQYRSVIFTHSPEQRATAERSRAAAGKDFDDPIVTEIQDLDVLYPAENYHQDYFRNHPDAPYCRFVIHPKLKKLHLTD is encoded by the coding sequence ATGGAGAAAGCGACATTGGGTGCAGGATGTTTCTGGTGTGTGGAAGCGGTCTTTGAACGCCTCGATGGTGTGCAGTCGGTGATGGCCGGCTATGCTGGCGGGCATGTCAAGAACCCGACCTATGATCAGGTGTGTACCGGGACCACCGGCCATGCCGAAGTGGCCGAGATCACGTTCGACCCGAAAAAGATCTCGTACGAGAAACTGCTCGAGATGTTCTGGCGCGCGCACGACCCGACGACCCTGAACCGGCAGGGAGCCGATCAGGGGACCCAGTACCGCTCGGTGATCTTCACGCATTCCCCGGAACAACGCGCTACGGCCGAGAGGTCGCGTGCAGCGGCCGGGAAGGATTTCGACGACCCGATCGTCACGGAGATCCAGGACCTCGATGTGCTCTATCCGGCGGAGAATTACCATCAGGATTATTTCAGGAACCATCCCGATGCTCCGTATTGCAGATTCGTCATCCATCCCAAACTCAAGAAGCTCCATCTGACCGACTAG
- a CDS encoding RNA-binding protein: MHIHVANLPREIDEKKLADLFKPYGPLASTRIDLDRVTGKPTGFAEVEIADDEQGKKAIEGLHGTKLTDYPLSLKDITAPKADEKQHGGVSGHGKKTEGGARGGARGQGARGPSFQAPRRGGQRGA; this comes from the coding sequence ATGCATATCCATGTTGCCAATCTTCCACGCGAGATCGACGAAAAGAAGCTTGCGGATCTGTTCAAGCCGTACGGGCCGCTCGCTTCCACCCGCATCGATCTGGACCGCGTGACCGGAAAGCCGACAGGCTTTGCCGAAGTAGAGATCGCGGATGACGAGCAGGGAAAGAAGGCGATCGAAGGCCTGCATGGTACGAAGCTGACGGACTACCCGCTCTCGTTGAAGGACATCACCGCTCCGAAGGCCGATGAGAAGCAGCATGGCGGGGTGAGTGGACACGGGAAGAAGACCGAGGGAGGTGCGCGCGGAGGTGCACGCGGGCAGGGTGCACGTGGACCCAGCTTTCAGGCGCCCCGGCGGGGAGGCCAGCGCGGTGCATAG
- a CDS encoding MBL fold metallo-hydrolase: MHVCVLGSSSAGNCTVIWEEHRALLVDCGFSQRYISRHLRPLGLTLREVEGVVITHAHADHVLAQTLVGFLALRIPVHAPPSILQVLAEQYRDVRKVQGTPLLRPMHSARTEIGPFLVNAFPVPHDAAGGCFSYTVHLDSLAGSAKATIATDLGYVPDGLVAHCANSHVLVVESNHDPVMLATSQRPDWLKDRIRTIGHLSNEQSGKFVRDILSASSFYPEAVVLAHVSKDCNTNARAVDSMALALRDHGAGSVRVLETFRHEPNEAVSCFRAMNS; this comes from the coding sequence ATGCATGTGTGCGTTCTCGGGAGTTCGAGTGCGGGCAATTGTACGGTGATCTGGGAAGAGCACCGTGCACTGCTCGTCGATTGCGGTTTCAGCCAGCGGTATATCAGCCGGCACCTGCGACCACTCGGCCTCACCCTCCGGGAGGTCGAGGGCGTGGTGATCACGCACGCCCATGCGGATCACGTGCTTGCTCAAACGCTTGTGGGGTTCCTCGCCCTGCGGATCCCCGTCCATGCGCCCCCGTCGATACTGCAGGTTCTCGCCGAGCAGTATCGTGATGTGCGAAAGGTTCAGGGCACCCCGCTTCTCCGGCCCATGCACAGCGCAAGGACAGAGATCGGCCCATTCCTCGTGAACGCGTTCCCGGTCCCGCATGATGCCGCGGGAGGGTGCTTCTCGTATACGGTCCACCTGGACTCCCTCGCGGGAAGTGCCAAGGCGACCATCGCGACGGATCTCGGCTATGTTCCCGATGGGCTGGTCGCGCATTGTGCGAATTCCCATGTCCTGGTGGTGGAGTCGAACCATGACCCGGTGATGCTCGCGACATCGCAACGGCCCGACTGGCTCAAGGACCGGATCCGCACCATCGGCCATCTCTCCAACGAGCAATCAGGCAAGTTCGTCCGCGATATCCTTTCTGCTTCCTCGTTCTATCCGGAAGCGGTGGTGCTCGCGCATGTCAGCAAGGACTGCAATACCAACGCCCGGGCCGTGGATTCGATGGCGCTGGCCCTGCGGGATCACGGTGCGGGGAGTGTCCGGGTACTGGAAACGTTCCGGCATGAGCCGAACGAGGCAGTGTCCTGTTTCCGGGCGATGAACTCATGA
- a CDS encoding M48 family metallopeptidase, whose translation MQLFTKSVLVVTVLALVLVACSTVPITGRKQLSLIPAGEMLGMSYQEYGAFLKANPLSTNQQQTAMVRGVGVKIQHAVESYMQQNGYGDALKDYKWEFNLVESKEVNAWCMPGGKVVFYTGILPITKTEAGLAVVMGHEVAHAIAEHGNERMSQGLIAQYGAAALSAALAKKPEETKNLWMTVYGVGAQYGALLPFGRTQESEADHLGLVFMAMAGYDPHEAVAFWQRMSAASGGQAPPEFMSTHPSDETRIANLTKLIPDAMKYYKK comes from the coding sequence ATGCAACTGTTCACGAAAAGCGTTCTTGTCGTTACCGTCCTTGCACTGGTCCTGGTGGCCTGCAGCACGGTGCCGATCACCGGCAGAAAGCAGCTCAGCCTCATACCCGCGGGGGAGATGCTTGGCATGAGTTATCAGGAGTACGGCGCATTCCTGAAGGCCAATCCGCTGAGTACGAACCAGCAGCAGACCGCCATGGTCCGCGGCGTCGGCGTGAAGATCCAGCATGCTGTGGAAAGCTACATGCAGCAGAATGGGTACGGCGATGCGTTGAAAGATTACAAGTGGGAGTTCAATCTCGTCGAGAGCAAGGAAGTGAACGCCTGGTGCATGCCGGGCGGGAAGGTCGTGTTCTATACAGGCATCCTGCCGATCACGAAGACCGAAGCGGGTCTCGCCGTGGTCATGGGCCATGAGGTCGCGCACGCGATCGCAGAGCACGGGAACGAACGGATGAGCCAGGGGCTCATCGCCCAGTATGGAGCGGCGGCGTTGTCGGCGGCGTTGGCGAAGAAGCCGGAAGAAACGAAGAACCTGTGGATGACGGTCTACGGGGTAGGCGCGCAATACGGGGCGCTCCTGCCGTTCGGCCGGACACAGGAGAGTGAAGCGGACCACCTCGGACTGGTGTTCATGGCGATGGCAGGGTACGATCCGCATGAGGCGGTCGCGTTCTGGCAGCGGATGTCCGCTGCCAGCGGCGGCCAGGCCCCCCCCGAGTTCATGAGCACGCATCCCTCGGATGAGACCCGCATCGCCAACCTGACGAAGTTGATCCCCGATGCCATGAAGTACTACAAGAAGTGA